The following proteins are encoded in a genomic region of Pseudoxanthomonas suwonensis 11-1:
- a CDS encoding nuclear transport factor 2 family protein has product MASLSPHPLWRMEQQFWLGDAAFHAQHLAPGALMVLPPPVGVLDRAGTLASIRGVPRWETVRFDDQVLADDGTGVVVLAYRAHASRGAPGGAYAALCSSTYVRHQDQWLLALHHQTPLP; this is encoded by the coding sequence ATGGCCAGCCTGTCTCCGCATCCGCTGTGGCGCATGGAACAGCAGTTCTGGCTGGGCGACGCCGCGTTCCATGCGCAGCACCTGGCACCCGGGGCGCTCATGGTGCTGCCGCCACCGGTCGGCGTGCTCGATCGCGCGGGCACCCTCGCCTCGATCCGCGGGGTCCCGCGCTGGGAAACGGTCCGCTTCGACGACCAGGTGCTTGCCGACGACGGCACCGGGGTGGTGGTACTGGCCTACCGCGCCCACGCCTCGCGTGGCGCGCCGGGTGGCGCGTACGCCGCGCTGTGCAGTTCCACCTACGTGCGCCACCAGGACCAGTGGCTGCTGGCCCTGCATCACCAGACGCCATTGCCCTGA
- a CDS encoding DUF6165 family protein: MNTIMVPVSVGELVDKITILEIKAERIDDAGKRANVVRELEGLLPLWEKTGAGSPELDALKLKLRDVNERMWDVQDALRAKEAAQDFGPEFVGLARAVAAHNGERVGYKNDINRLAGSQFIEEKQYR; encoded by the coding sequence ATGAACACCATCATGGTCCCCGTCTCGGTCGGGGAGCTCGTCGACAAGATCACGATCCTGGAGATCAAGGCCGAGCGCATCGACGATGCGGGCAAGCGCGCCAACGTCGTGCGCGAGCTGGAGGGCCTGCTGCCGCTGTGGGAGAAGACCGGCGCCGGCTCGCCGGAGCTGGACGCGCTGAAGCTGAAGCTGCGCGACGTCAACGAGCGCATGTGGGACGTGCAGGACGCGCTGCGCGCGAAGGAAGCCGCGCAGGACTTCGGTCCGGAATTCGTCGGACTGGCGCGCGCGGTCGCCGCCCACAACGGCGAGCGCGTCGGCTACAAGAACGACATCAACCGGCTGGCCGGCTCGCAGTTCATCGAGGAAAAGCAGTACCGCTGA
- a CDS encoding phosphoadenylyl-sulfate reductase, which produces MSLNAATSHEAANSDAHAALDLDALNPRLEAMDAEARVVWALEHGPGTHVLSSSFGAQAAVALHMLTVQKPDIPVILVDTGYLFPETYRFADELTERLQLNLKVYRPLVSRAWMEARHGRLWEQGVEGLDNYNQLRKVEPMRRALDDLGAGTWFTGLRRSQSASRANTPILQMRGNRLKVSPIADWSDRDVWQYLKKHDLPYHPLWHEGYVSIGDFHTTKRWEPGMKDEETRFFGLKRECGIHEDI; this is translated from the coding sequence ATGAGCCTCAACGCCGCCACCTCCCACGAAGCCGCCAACAGCGACGCCCACGCAGCGCTGGACCTTGATGCGCTCAACCCCCGGCTCGAGGCGATGGATGCCGAGGCGCGCGTGGTCTGGGCGCTCGAGCACGGTCCGGGCACGCACGTGCTGTCCTCCAGCTTCGGCGCCCAGGCAGCGGTGGCCCTGCACATGCTCACCGTGCAGAAGCCGGACATCCCGGTGATCCTGGTCGATACCGGCTACCTGTTCCCGGAAACCTACCGCTTCGCCGACGAGCTGACCGAGCGCCTGCAGCTCAACCTCAAGGTCTACCGCCCGCTGGTCAGCCGCGCGTGGATGGAAGCCCGCCACGGCCGCTTGTGGGAACAGGGCGTAGAAGGCCTGGACAACTACAACCAGCTGCGCAAGGTCGAGCCGATGCGCCGTGCCCTGGACGACCTCGGCGCCGGCACCTGGTTCACCGGCCTGCGCCGCAGCCAGTCGGCCAGCCGCGCCAATACCCCGATCCTGCAGATGCGCGGCAACCGCCTGAAGGTCAGCCCGATCGCGGACTGGAGCGACCGCGACGTGTGGCAGTACCTGAAGAAGCACGACCTGCCCTACCACCCGCTGTGGCACGAAGGCTATGTCTCGATTGGCGACTTCCACACCACCAAGCGCTGGGAGCCCGGCATGAAGGACGAGGAAACCCGCTTCTTCGGCCTCAAGCGCGAGTGCGGGATCCACGAGGATATCTGA
- the cysI gene encoding assimilatory sulfite reductase (NADPH) hemoprotein subunit: MSHPSVEDIKINSRGLRGTLLEGLADPVTGSLSFEDQRLVKFHGTYQQDDRDIRDERRRQKLEPAHQFMIRIRAPGGVFTPEQWLRMDAIATRFANHSLRITTRQTFQFHGVVKRELKATMQAINAAAMDTISACGDVNRNVLGCSNPLLSGLHAQVHEWAQKLSLEFLPKTRAYYEIWLDQEKLADSGQEEDPVYGTTYLPRKFKMAIAVPPVNDVDVFANDFGLIAIDDGAGGLAGFNVAIGGGMGASHGDPKTYPRLGNVIGFVAPEQVIDIARAAVVVQRDLGDRVERKHARFKYTIDDNGLEAIVARMEALAGFRLQPARPFHFEHNGDRFGWIEGEDGRWHLTLSIPSGRIADRPGAPHLTGLREIANVHRGEFRLTSNQNLVIANVPAGERKRIDTLVRDHGLDLENRAPTALQRTAMACVALPTCALAMAEAERYLPGFAGKLQPILEKHGLAEAPILLRISGCPNGCSRPYLGEIALVGKAPGRYNLMLGADHRGQRLNTLYRENITEAQILEELEPLLARYAAERQPEERFGDFLHRAGLVALPPYPTHVQVGPAEAEAVPA; this comes from the coding sequence ATGAGCCATCCCTCCGTCGAAGACATCAAGATCAACAGCCGCGGCCTGCGGGGCACGCTGCTGGAGGGACTGGCCGATCCGGTCACCGGTTCGCTGTCCTTCGAGGACCAGCGCCTGGTCAAGTTCCACGGCACCTACCAGCAGGACGACCGCGACATCCGCGACGAACGCCGCCGGCAGAAGCTGGAGCCGGCGCACCAGTTCATGATCCGGATCCGTGCACCGGGCGGGGTGTTCACCCCCGAGCAGTGGCTCAGGATGGACGCCATCGCCACCCGCTTCGCCAACCATTCGCTGCGCATCACCACCCGCCAGACCTTCCAGTTCCACGGCGTGGTCAAGCGCGAGCTGAAGGCAACCATGCAGGCGATCAACGCCGCGGCGATGGACACCATCTCCGCCTGCGGCGACGTCAACCGCAACGTGCTCGGCTGCAGCAATCCGCTGCTGTCGGGCCTGCACGCCCAGGTGCACGAGTGGGCGCAGAAGCTGTCGCTGGAGTTCCTGCCGAAGACCCGCGCCTACTACGAGATCTGGCTGGACCAGGAGAAGCTGGCCGACAGCGGGCAGGAAGAGGACCCGGTGTACGGCACCACCTACCTGCCGCGCAAGTTCAAGATGGCCATCGCCGTGCCGCCGGTGAACGACGTGGACGTGTTCGCCAACGACTTCGGCCTGATCGCCATCGATGACGGCGCCGGCGGCCTGGCCGGCTTCAACGTCGCCATCGGCGGCGGCATGGGCGCGAGCCACGGCGACCCGAAGACCTATCCGCGCCTGGGCAACGTGATCGGCTTCGTCGCCCCGGAGCAGGTGATCGACATCGCCCGCGCCGCGGTGGTGGTGCAGCGCGACCTCGGCGACCGGGTCGAGCGCAAGCACGCGCGCTTCAAGTACACCATCGACGACAACGGCCTGGAGGCCATCGTCGCACGCATGGAGGCGCTGGCCGGCTTCCGCCTGCAGCCGGCGCGCCCGTTCCACTTCGAGCACAACGGCGACCGCTTCGGCTGGATCGAGGGCGAGGACGGGCGCTGGCACCTGACCTTGTCGATCCCGTCCGGCCGCATCGCTGACCGCCCCGGTGCGCCGCACCTGACCGGGCTGCGCGAGATCGCCAACGTCCATCGCGGGGAGTTCCGCCTGACGTCCAACCAGAACCTGGTCATCGCCAACGTGCCGGCCGGCGAGCGCAAGCGCATCGACACACTGGTACGCGACCATGGGCTGGACCTGGAGAACCGCGCCCCGACCGCGCTGCAGCGCACCGCGATGGCCTGCGTCGCCCTGCCCACCTGCGCCCTGGCCATGGCCGAGGCCGAGCGCTACCTGCCCGGTTTCGCCGGCAAGCTGCAGCCGATCCTGGAGAAGCATGGCCTGGCCGAGGCGCCGATCCTGCTACGCATCTCCGGCTGCCCGAACGGCTGCTCGCGTCCCTACCTGGGCGAGATCGCCCTGGTCGGCAAGGCCCCGGGCCGCTACAACCTGATGCTTGGCGCCGACCATCGCGGCCAGCGGCTCAACACGCTCTACCGCGAGAACATCACCGAGGCGCAGATCCTCGAGGAGCTGGAGCCGCTGCTGGCCCGCTACGCGGCCGAGCGCCAGCCGGAGGAGCGCTTCGGCGACTTCCTGCACCGCGCCGGTCTGGTCGCCCTGCCCCCGTATCCCACCCATGTCCAGGTCGGACCGGCCGAGGCCGAAGCCGTACCCGCCTGA
- a CDS encoding assimilatory sulfite reductase (NADPH) flavoprotein subunit, whose amino-acid sequence MTAASPAFSPGPLDEDRKVLLARLVDGLDAPSLWWVSGYAAGLAQGQGAPQLAVLAGGGPGAAAQAGQRLTVLYGSQTGNARREAEKLAQAAEAAGLSVRLVRTDSYPTRELAGERLLYIVISTQGEGDPPDDAIGFTEFLSGKRAPKLPELKYAVLGLGDTSYADFCGIARKLDARLAELGAQRIHDLGQADLDIDTVAAPWREAALAKAGELLRASAPATGGHLATVTPLRPAASWSHERPFPAEVLANQQITGREFRGTGFQKYAPVEKDVRHVELSLEGSGLAYEPGDALGIRHRNPESLVASVLEASRLDGNAAVTIGEETLPLHEWLATRRELTRLSRPFLAAHAERSGAASLQQLLDPTQPAGLAALLADHQLVDVLRRWPADWDHQALLAALRPQAQRLYSIASSRKRVGEEAHLTVDVLRYQAHGQPHLGAASAFLAALEEGAQVPVYIEPNERFRVPADASRDIIMVGPGTGVAPFRGFVQERAETGAGGRNWLFFGTQHFNTGFLYQVEWQEALQRKELHRLDLAFSRDQPRKVYVQDRLRERGAEVYAWLQEGAHFYVCGAIAMGKDVHAALLDIVAAHNGGDREAAAEYLTTLQAEGRYARDVY is encoded by the coding sequence ATGACCGCTGCGTCCCCCGCCTTTTCCCCCGGCCCGCTGGACGAGGACCGCAAGGTCCTGCTCGCGCGCCTGGTCGATGGGCTGGATGCGCCCTCGCTGTGGTGGGTGTCCGGCTACGCCGCCGGCCTGGCCCAGGGCCAGGGCGCGCCGCAGCTGGCCGTGCTGGCGGGTGGCGGCCCGGGTGCGGCGGCGCAGGCCGGCCAGCGCCTGACCGTGCTCTACGGCAGCCAGACCGGCAATGCCCGCCGCGAGGCGGAGAAGCTGGCCCAGGCCGCCGAGGCCGCGGGCCTGTCGGTGCGCCTGGTCCGCACCGACAGCTACCCGACCCGCGAGCTGGCCGGCGAGCGCCTGCTCTATATCGTCATCAGCACCCAGGGCGAGGGCGATCCGCCGGACGACGCGATTGGTTTCACCGAATTCCTTTCCGGCAAGCGCGCGCCGAAGCTGCCCGAACTGAAGTACGCAGTGCTGGGCCTGGGCGATACCAGCTACGCCGACTTCTGCGGCATCGCCCGCAAGCTGGACGCGCGCCTGGCCGAACTGGGCGCGCAGCGCATCCACGACCTGGGCCAGGCCGACCTGGACATCGACACCGTCGCCGCGCCCTGGCGCGAGGCGGCGCTGGCCAAGGCCGGCGAGCTGCTGCGCGCGTCGGCCCCGGCCACCGGCGGCCACCTGGCCACGGTCACCCCGCTGCGCCCGGCCGCCAGCTGGTCGCACGAGCGCCCGTTCCCGGCCGAGGTGCTGGCCAACCAGCAGATCACCGGCCGCGAGTTCCGTGGTACCGGCTTCCAGAAGTACGCCCCGGTGGAGAAGGACGTCCGCCATGTCGAGCTGTCGCTGGAAGGCTCGGGCCTGGCCTACGAGCCGGGCGATGCCCTGGGCATCCGCCATCGCAACCCCGAATCCCTGGTGGCGTCGGTGCTCGAGGCCAGCCGCCTCGACGGTAACGCGGCCGTCACCATCGGAGAGGAGACTCTACCCCTGCACGAGTGGCTGGCCACCCGGCGCGAACTGACCCGTCTTTCGCGACCGTTCCTGGCCGCGCACGCCGAGCGCTCCGGCGCCGCGTCGCTGCAGCAGCTGCTCGACCCGACCCAGCCTGCCGGCCTGGCGGCGTTGCTTGCGGACCACCAGCTGGTGGACGTGCTGCGTCGCTGGCCGGCGGATTGGGACCACCAGGCCCTGCTGGCCGCGCTGCGGCCGCAGGCGCAGCGCCTGTACTCGATCGCCTCCAGCCGCAAGCGCGTGGGCGAGGAAGCGCACCTGACGGTGGACGTGCTGCGCTACCAGGCCCACGGCCAGCCGCACCTGGGCGCCGCCAGCGCGTTCCTGGCCGCGCTGGAGGAAGGCGCCCAGGTACCGGTCTACATCGAGCCCAACGAGCGCTTCCGCGTTCCGGCCGACGCCAGCCGCGACATCATCATGGTCGGCCCGGGCACCGGCGTGGCCCCGTTCCGCGGCTTCGTCCAGGAGCGCGCCGAAACCGGCGCCGGCGGCCGCAACTGGCTGTTCTTCGGCACCCAGCACTTCAACACCGGCTTCCTTTACCAGGTCGAGTGGCAGGAGGCCCTGCAGCGCAAGGAACTGCACCGCCTCGACCTGGCCTTCTCCCGCGACCAGCCGCGCAAGGTCTACGTCCAGGACCGGCTGCGCGAGCGCGGCGCCGAGGTCTACGCCTGGCTGCAGGAAGGCGCGCACTTCTACGTCTGCGGCGCGATCGCCATGGGCAAGGACGTGCACGCGGCGCTGCTGGACATCGTGGCCGCGCACAACGGCGGCGATCGCGAGGCGGCTGCCGAATACCTCACCACGCTGCAGGCCGAAGGGCGCTACGCCCGCGACGTCTACTGA
- the cysD gene encoding sulfate adenylyltransferase subunit CysD, whose product MSLSHRLSHLDRLEAESIHILREVAAEFRNPVLLYSVGKDSSVLLHLLLKAFAPAPPPIPLLHVDTRWKFREMIAFRDRRAAETGVELRVHINPDGVAQGIGPVSHGATVHTDVMKTQGLKQALDKWKFDAAIGGARRDEEKSRAKERVLSFRNEHHRWDPKRQRPELWNLYNARIRTGESVRAFPLSNWTELDVWLYIYREKIPVVPLYLAAERPVVERDGALIMVDDERLPLRPGEVPQLRKVRFRTLGCYPLTGAIESEADSLEAIIAEMLVATTSERQGRVIDHDPTASMEKKKLEGYF is encoded by the coding sequence ATGAGCCTCTCCCACCGCCTGTCCCATCTCGACCGCCTTGAGGCGGAGAGCATCCATATCCTGCGCGAGGTGGCGGCCGAGTTCCGCAACCCGGTGCTGCTGTATTCGGTGGGCAAGGACAGCTCGGTGCTGCTGCACCTGCTGCTGAAGGCCTTCGCGCCGGCGCCACCGCCGATCCCGCTGCTGCACGTGGATACGCGCTGGAAGTTCCGCGAGATGATCGCCTTCCGCGACCGGCGCGCGGCCGAGACCGGGGTCGAGCTGCGGGTGCACATCAATCCCGACGGCGTCGCCCAGGGCATCGGCCCGGTCAGCCACGGCGCCACCGTGCATACCGACGTGATGAAGACCCAGGGCCTCAAGCAGGCGCTGGACAAGTGGAAGTTCGACGCCGCCATCGGCGGTGCGCGCCGCGACGAGGAGAAATCGCGCGCCAAGGAGCGGGTATTGTCCTTCCGCAACGAGCACCACCGCTGGGACCCCAAGCGCCAGCGCCCGGAGCTGTGGAACCTGTACAACGCCCGCATCCGCACCGGCGAGAGCGTGCGCGCGTTCCCGCTGTCCAACTGGACCGAGCTGGACGTGTGGCTCTACATCTACCGCGAGAAGATCCCGGTGGTGCCGCTGTACCTGGCCGCCGAGCGCCCGGTGGTGGAGCGCGACGGCGCCCTGATCATGGTCGACGACGAGCGCCTGCCGCTGCGGCCGGGCGAGGTGCCGCAGCTGCGCAAGGTCCGCTTTCGCACCCTCGGCTGCTATCCGCTGACCGGCGCGATCGAATCGGAGGCCGACAGCCTGGAGGCGATCATCGCCGAGATGCTGGTTGCCACCACCTCCGAGCGCCAGGGCCGGGTCATCGACCACGACCCGACCGCGTCGATGGAGAAGAAGAAGCTCGAGGGGTATTTCTGA
- the cysN gene encoding sulfate adenylyltransferase subunit CysN: MGSSDSSFVIGDSKGQATAVASSNHESPITNDGADSAVSAYLRQHESKPLLRFITCGSVDDGKSTLIGRLLYESKRLFDDQLAALEADSRRHGTQGERIDYALLLDGLAAEREQGITIDVAYRYFDTEKRKFIVADCPGHEQYTRNMATGASTADLAVVLVDARKGLLAQTRRHSYIVSSLLGIRHVVLAVNKMDLVGYDRAVFEQIATGYRALAAQLGIPDVQVIPLSALEGDNLLQRSPNTPWYDGPALLQHLESVEVEDGQARTGLRLPVQWVNRPNQDFRGFAGTIAAGVARPGDPVVVLPSARRSTIAQVLGPDGPLERAGAGQAVTLTLADEIDVSRGDLIAAAGDPPAVADQFAAHVLWMSDAPLLPGRPYWLKIGTRTVAASVSEIKHRVDVNTQEHLAAKRLELNEVGYCNLSLEEPIPFASYAENRTLGGFILIDRQNNDTVAAGTLDFALRRADNVHWQHLDVDKAARARIKGQVPKVLWFTGLSGAGKSTVANLVDKRLHALGYHTFVLDGDNVRHGLNRDLGFTDEDRVENIRRVAEVAKLMTDAGLIVLVSFISPFRAERRMARERFAPGEFVEVFVDVPLEVAEARDVKGLYRKARAGLIPNFTGIDSPYEAPEQPEVHLAADRDDPEAMVAQVLAALDL, encoded by the coding sequence ATGGGCAGCAGTGATTCGTCATTCGTGATTGGTGATTCGAAGGGGCAGGCCACCGCCGTTGCTTCTTCCAATCACGAATCACCGATCACCAATGACGGTGCGGATAGCGCCGTAAGCGCCTACCTGCGCCAGCACGAAAGCAAGCCGCTGCTGCGCTTCATCACCTGCGGCAGCGTGGACGACGGCAAGAGCACCCTGATCGGGCGCCTGCTGTACGAGAGCAAGCGCCTGTTCGACGACCAGCTGGCGGCATTGGAGGCCGACAGCCGCCGCCACGGCACCCAGGGCGAGCGCATCGACTACGCGCTGCTGCTCGATGGCCTGGCCGCCGAGCGCGAGCAGGGCATCACCATCGACGTGGCCTACCGCTACTTCGATACCGAGAAGCGCAAGTTCATCGTCGCCGACTGCCCGGGCCACGAGCAGTACACCCGCAACATGGCCACCGGCGCCTCCACCGCCGACCTGGCCGTGGTGCTGGTGGACGCGCGCAAGGGCCTGCTGGCGCAGACCCGCCGCCACAGTTATATCGTTTCCTCGCTGCTGGGCATCCGCCACGTGGTGCTGGCGGTGAACAAGATGGACCTGGTCGGTTACGACCGCGCCGTGTTCGAGCAGATCGCCACTGGCTACCGCGCGCTGGCCGCGCAGCTGGGCATCCCCGACGTGCAGGTGATCCCGCTGTCGGCGCTGGAGGGCGACAACCTGCTGCAGCGCTCGCCGAACACGCCGTGGTACGACGGCCCGGCGCTGCTCCAGCACCTGGAGTCGGTCGAGGTCGAGGACGGCCAGGCCCGCACCGGGCTGCGCCTGCCGGTGCAGTGGGTCAACCGGCCCAACCAGGATTTCCGCGGCTTCGCCGGCACGATCGCCGCCGGCGTGGCGCGTCCCGGCGACCCGGTGGTGGTGCTGCCCTCGGCGCGACGCTCCACCATCGCCCAGGTGCTTGGCCCGGACGGCCCGCTGGAACGCGCGGGCGCCGGCCAGGCGGTGACCCTGACCCTGGCCGACGAGATCGACGTCAGCCGCGGCGACCTGATCGCCGCCGCCGGCGATCCGCCCGCGGTGGCCGACCAGTTCGCCGCCCACGTGCTGTGGATGAGCGATGCGCCGCTGCTGCCCGGCCGCCCGTACTGGCTGAAGATCGGCACCCGCACCGTTGCCGCCAGCGTCAGCGAGATCAAGCACCGGGTCGACGTGAACACCCAGGAGCACCTGGCCGCCAAGCGCCTGGAGCTCAACGAGGTCGGCTACTGCAACCTCAGCCTGGAGGAGCCGATCCCGTTCGCGTCCTACGCCGAGAACCGCACCCTTGGCGGATTCATCCTGATCGACCGCCAGAACAACGACACCGTCGCCGCCGGCACCCTGGACTTCGCCCTGCGCCGCGCCGACAACGTGCACTGGCAGCACCTGGACGTGGACAAGGCCGCGCGTGCGCGGATCAAGGGCCAGGTGCCGAAGGTGCTGTGGTTCACCGGCCTGTCCGGCGCCGGCAAGTCCACCGTGGCCAACCTGGTGGACAAGCGCCTGCACGCGCTGGGCTACCACACCTTCGTCCTGGACGGCGACAACGTCCGCCACGGCCTCAACCGCGACCTCGGCTTCACCGACGAGGACCGGGTGGAGAACATCCGCCGCGTGGCCGAGGTGGCGAAGCTGATGACCGATGCCGGCCTGATCGTGCTGGTCAGCTTCATCTCCCCGTTCCGCGCCGAGCGGCGGATGGCGCGCGAGCGCTTCGCCCCGGGCGAGTTCGTCGAGGTGTTCGTCGACGTGCCGCTGGAGGTGGCCGAGGCGCGCGACGTGAAGGGCCTGTACCGCAAGGCCCGCGCCGGCCTGATCCCGAACTTCACCGGCATCGACTCCCCCTACGAGGCGCCGGAGCAGCCGGAGGTGCACCTGGCCGCCGACCGCGACGACCCGGAGGCCATGGTCGCCCAGGTGCTGGCCGCGCTGGACCTCTGA
- a CDS encoding efflux RND transporter periplasmic adaptor subunit translates to MAVRVPAVVLCGLLALAGCDRQEPAARAAAAAIPVTTTVVQPRPWSDTVQGLGTVRARESVTLTAKVSEIVEQVHFDSGQKVAAGQPLVTLRVDAQRAALLEAQAAADEAEQQFRRLQSLAGQQLVSRASLDTQRATRDAAVARVRQMQSDIGDRQVRAPFAGVLGIRQVSPGALLTPNAVIATLDDISKVYVDFQVPESALSRVATGATVSASGAAWPGREFEGQVQAVDARIDPQTRAVTVRAAFDNPEGMLRPGMLLDVRLFQPPRQALVVPELAVVQAGRDSFVYRVDGEGMVAQVPVRTGLRREGLAEITEGLAAGDRIVVEGTGKLRPGVKVADAAKAPAPEQTEEAGTGDTGTGAAPAGEPGAAGNGDRG, encoded by the coding sequence ATGGCGGTACGAGTTCCGGCGGTAGTGCTGTGCGGATTGCTGGCACTTGCCGGCTGCGATCGCCAGGAGCCCGCCGCCCGCGCGGCTGCCGCTGCGATCCCGGTGACCACCACCGTGGTCCAGCCGCGACCGTGGAGCGACACCGTGCAGGGCCTGGGCACGGTCCGCGCCCGCGAGTCGGTGACCCTGACCGCCAAGGTCAGCGAGATCGTCGAGCAGGTGCATTTCGACAGCGGCCAGAAGGTCGCCGCCGGGCAGCCGCTGGTGACCCTGCGGGTGGACGCGCAGCGCGCCGCCCTGCTCGAGGCCCAGGCCGCGGCCGACGAGGCCGAGCAGCAGTTCCGCCGGCTGCAGAGCCTGGCCGGGCAGCAGCTGGTCTCGCGCGCCAGCCTCGATACCCAGCGCGCCACCCGCGACGCCGCGGTGGCGCGGGTGCGGCAGATGCAGTCGGACATCGGCGACCGCCAGGTGCGTGCGCCGTTCGCCGGCGTGCTCGGCATCCGCCAGGTCAGCCCGGGCGCGCTGCTGACCCCGAACGCGGTCATCGCCACCCTGGACGACATCTCAAAGGTTTACGTGGACTTCCAGGTCCCGGAGTCGGCGCTGTCGCGGGTCGCGACCGGCGCCACGGTCAGCGCCAGCGGCGCGGCCTGGCCGGGGAGGGAATTCGAAGGCCAGGTGCAGGCGGTGGATGCGCGGATCGACCCGCAGACCCGCGCGGTGACCGTGCGCGCCGCGTTCGACAACCCGGAGGGGATGCTGCGTCCCGGCATGCTGCTGGACGTTCGCCTGTTCCAGCCGCCGCGCCAGGCGCTGGTAGTGCCGGAACTGGCGGTGGTCCAGGCGGGCCGCGACTCCTTCGTGTACCGGGTCGATGGCGAGGGCATGGTGGCGCAGGTGCCGGTGCGTACCGGGCTGCGCCGCGAGGGCCTGGCCGAGATCACCGAAGGCCTGGCCGCGGGCGACCGCATCGTGGTCGAGGGCACCGGCAAGCTGCGTCCGGGCGTGAAGGTCGCCGACGCGGCCAAGGCGCCGGCGCCGGAACAGACGGAGGAAGCGGGGACGGGCGACACGGGCACCGGTGCTGCGCCCGCTGGCGAACCCGGCGCCGCCGGCAACGGCGACCGGGGCTGA